In Pseudosulfitobacter pseudonitzschiae, the sequence ATGCCGCGTTCCTGCATCTCTTCTTCGGACATGCCGCAGGTGCTGATTTCGGGAACCGAATAGATACCATAGGGAAACCACGGGCTTTCCTCCAACGTGGGCGTATCCAGCGCATGACAGGCGGCAACGCGCCCCTGTTGCAGCGAGGTCGAAGCCAGTGAGGGGTGACCAATCACATCGCCGGCTGCATAAATATGCGGCACATTGGTCTGATAGGTTTTGCGCGTGACTGTCAGCCGCCCGCGATGGTCTGTTTCAAGCCCCGCCGCTGTGGTATTCAGCCGGTCGGTCGCGCCCATGCGTCCGGCGGCAAACAACAGCATTTCGCCGCGCACATGGCGACCGTTCGACAGGCTGACTTCGATGTGGGTGCCTGCGTCTTCGATTCTATCGACGGCAGAGCCCAACCGTAGATCGACGCCGTTTTCGCGAATCTCGTGCATGAACTCCTGAATGGTGGCGGTGTCGATGAAATCAAGAAAGCTGTCGCGCGGCTCGACCAGCGTGACCCGAACATCCAGCGCCGAGAACATCGTGGCATATTCCACCCCGATCACGCCTGCGCCGATGACGATCAGACTGCGCGGAATCTCTTGCATGTCGAGGAATTCGTCACTGTCTACAACGGTGCGCCCGTTGAACGGCACATTGTCGGGCCGGTAGGTGCGCGTTCCGGTGGTTATCAGGAATTTGTCGGATGTGATCCGGGTTTTCTTGCCCGCTTCGGTATCTACCTCGATGGTATGCGGGTCGATAAATCGCGCGGCACCATGCAGCGTTTCAACGTGGTTTCGGGCGAACTGGTGTTCCAGTACGTCCACCTCGTAATCCAGTGTCATGTGCAGCCGCGCCCGAAGGTCTTCTGCCCCGATGTCCTGCCGTGCGCGGTAGGCGCGTCCGTAGAAGCTGCGCTCGCGCCAACCACTAAGGTTCAGCACGGTTTCGCGCAGGGTCTTGGACGGGATCGTGCCGGTGTGAACCGACACGCCACCCAAACGGTCGCGCCGGTCAATGACCAGAACGCGCCGTTTCAACTTGCCCGCCTGAATTGCAGCGGACCGGCCTGCGGGGCCGGATCCGATGATAACGAGATCGTAATGCGACATATGTGTCCTTAATCTGCGTAAAGCGCGTCTGCGTGGAACGCCACGTGATCCTCCATGAAGGTCGAGACGAAGAAATAGCTGTGATCATAACCCGGTTGCAGCCGCAAGGTGGCCTGTTGGCGACGTTTGGCAACCGCTTCTGCCAAGGCTTCGGGTTTGAGCAGGTCGATAAACTGGTCATTCGTGCCGGTGTCGACCAATACAGGGCCGTCAAAACCGCGTTCGGTCATCATCAGGCTGGCGTCATGGCGCGCCCATGTGGTTTCGTCATCGCCCAGATAGGCCTGCAACTGCTTACGGCCCCAATCGCTGCCCGCCGGATTGCAGATGGGTGCAAAGGCCGAAACCGAGCGGTAGCGGCCGGGCAGATTCATCGCCAGAGTCAGCGCGCCATGTCCGCCCATCGAATGACCGGTGATCGCCTGTCGGTCCATGTCCACTGCGAAGTTTTCCCCGATTAGCTTGGGCAGTTCTTCTGCAATATAGGACCACATACTGAAATTCGGTTTCCAAGGCTCTTGGGTCGCGTCGACATAGAAACCCGCGCCTTTGCCCAAATCATAGGCATCGTCGTCGGCCACATCTTCACCGCGTGGCGATGTATCGGGAAACACCAGCGCAATGCCGTGTTCGGCGGCCCATGTCTGGGCGCTGGCCTTGGTCATTGCGTTTTCGTGGGTACAGGTCAGGCCGGACAGATACCACAGCACGGGAACGGGGCCGTCACGTGCCTCGAGCGGGAGGAACAGGCCAAAGGTCATGTCGCAAGCGCAGGTATCGGAGGCGTGGGAATAGACGCCTTGGGTGCCGCCAAAGCAGGCATTCTCGGAAATCGTTATCATGTATTTGCTCCTTCAAAGGTTATCGCATGGCTATCGGGTGGCGGCGCGGGCGGCAAGGACGGGAGCCTCCGGCGGGGATACTTGGAGCCAAAAGAAGCCTAGACCGCGGTCAACCAGCCAATGACCAGCGAGACTGTAACGATGCTGATGGCGGTCGAGACCAGAATCGCGGCCGATACACGCTGGGGCGCGACGCCGTAGTGCTGGGCCAGCATGAAGATATTGCCAGCCACGGGCAGGGCAGCTGCCGAGATGATGACGGTGGCCGAAAAGGCATCGACCGAAAACAGGAAGATGGCGGCAAAGGCAACAAAAAGCGGGTGCAGCACCAGCTTGCAAAAGCTCAGCCAACCCGCGACCGACAACCGTTCGGCGGATTTGCTGGCAAGCGACGCGCCGATGGCGAAGAGGGCGCAGGGCGTGGCGGCACCGCCCAGAATGCCCAGAAATTCATTAAAGGGACCGGGGATCGGAATGCGCAGGGCCGACCAGAAAAAGCCCAGCGTAATGGCGACGATCATCGGGTTTTTCAGCAACCCGATGCCGACAGCCTTTACGATGCCCAAACGGATCTCGCCTTCTCGCGAGGCGGTGATCAGAATCACGATCAGCGATGAAAACACGATCAGATCCACCGCCAGCGCTAGCACTATGGGTCCAATCGCGGCCTCGCCTAGCAGCAGGGTCAGCATCGGCACACCCAGAAAGCCGGTGTTGCCGATCACGGCGCATTGCGCTTCGATGGCGGTGACTTCGGTGCTTTGTTTACGCAGGTAGCCCACGATCGTGGCAATGCCATAGACGAAAAAGGTGCCCCATAAATAGGCGGCGACAAGACGTCCGTTCCAAACCTCGGCGATGCCCAGATTGGCGGAAAAGCGGAACAGCATGGCCGAGAGGGCAAAGTAGAACACGAATTTCGTCAGATAGGCCGTCGCCTCCTGACTGAAAAAACGTGCGCGTCCGGCCCAGTAACCCAGGCCGATCAGCGCGAAAAACGGCAACGTCTTGAGGAAGATGGCCAACATCGCCATAGGGATAGCGTGCAGTTTGCGGGGTGTCTATCCGCTACCGATCAAAACACCTGCTGCAAAGACCAAAGCACCGCCAACGACCACCTGCATGGCCGCGCGAAAGAACGGCGTTTCCATGTATTTGTTTTGAATCCACGCGATGGCCCAAAGTTCGATGAACACCACGATGATGGCGATGGTTGTCGCGGTCCAGAAATCGGTAATCAGGTAGGGCAGCGCGTGGCCCAATCCGCCCAGCGTGGTCATGACACCGGACGCGATGCCGCGTTTAAGCGGAGAGCCGCGCCCCGACAGCGCCCCGTCATCCGAGGCGGCCTCGGTGAAGCCCATCGAGATGCCTGCGCCGATGGATGCGGCGAGCCCCACCAGAAAGGTGGTCCATGTATCGTGTGTGGCAAAGGCGGTGGCGAAGATCGGGGCGAGGGTGGACACCGAACCATCCATCAGTCCCGCCAGTCCCGGTTGTACCCATGTCAGGATGAACTGACGGCGTTCGACGTTTTCTTCGGCGTTGCGGGCGCCTTCGGTCAGGTGCTGGTCGTGCAGGTCTTCTGCGGTGGATTGATGGCCTGCCTCTGCGGCGGCCAGATCGCCCAGCAGTTTGCGGGTATCGGCGTCTTGGGTGCGGGCGGCGGCGGCAAGATAGAAGCGTTCGGCGTCATGTTCCATTGCGGCGGCTTCGGCGCGGATGCGTTCCAGCCCGAGGTTGCGGGTGAGCCAGACGGGGCGACGGGCGTAGAAGCCCGAGACGTGTTCACGTCGGATCAGCGGGATCACCGGGCCAAAGCGTGCGCTGTGCAGGTCGATCAGACGCTGGCGGTGTGCATCTTCTTCGGTCGCCATACCATCAAATACGGCGGCGCTGGCGGGATAGTCGGTCCGCAAGCTTTCGGCATAACCGCGATAAATCTGTGCGTCGTCTTCTTCGGACGAAATGGCCAGAGCCAGAATTTCCTGTTCGTCCAGATCTCGAAACCGTTTGCGGGCAAGGTTGAAACGCATGTGATGTCTTTCCGTGAAAACTTAGAATGGTTCTAATATATGGATTCGTCGGGAACTCACAAGCAAAAGCGAAGACTTGCGGGAAACTGCTGTGCGAACTGAACCAACCGGTTTATATCTGTGTAACGCAATGGAGGAGTCGCATGAACACCCAACGCCCGACAATTCGCAAAGGCCGCAAATTCGATCAGGTGCTGGAAGGCGCGCGGTCGGTGTTTCTGGTCGACGGGTTTGAAGGGGCCAGCGTGGACCAGATCGCCAAAGTTGCAGGCGTGTCCAAGGCGACGCTTTACAGCTATTTCCCCGACAAGCGGTTGCTGTTCATGGAGGTTGCCGCCAGTGAATGCTGCCGTCAGTCGCGCGCCGCTGTGGACATGATAAACGGCTGTGGCCACCCGCGCGAGGTTCTGGAACAGGCGGCTCGACATCTGCTGGGCTTTCTGACGTCGACCTTTGGGTTGCAGATGTTTCGGATCTGCGTGGCCGAAAGCGAACGCTTCCCCGATCTGGGGCGGCAGTTCTATGCCTCGGGTCCGATGGTGATGAAGGGTGAGTTGATCCACTATTTCGAAGGGGCCGTGGCGCGGGGCGAGCTAGCGATTGACGATATGCATCTGGCCGCCGACCAGTTTGGCGAGTTGTGCAAAGCCGATCTGTGGCCACGTTTGGTTTTTGGTGTGACGGATTCCGTATCACAGGCTGAAATCAACCGCGTTGTGCATGGTGCAGTGGATGTGTTCATGGCGCGCTACGGGGCGTAATTGCCCCGCTCCGATCAAATCGGGCGGGGCAGTTAGCAATTGCCGGAAACTCAGCGTTTGTCGATGATCCGCGCGGCTTTGCCTTCGGAGCGGGTCACGCCGCCCACGTCGGATACCTGCACTTTGACCGAAATCCCGATGATCTGCTTGATCCGGCTCGACAGTGCCTTGGCCGCTGCGTCGCGCAGTTCGCCCTGCACCGATGCATCCGCCGCCTCAGCCAGAACGCAAAGCTGGTCCATCCGGCCCGGTTTGGTCAGTTCAATCTGGAAATGCGGCGCCAGCCCGGCAGTGGCCATCAGGCATTCTTCGATCTGTGTGGGAAAGACATTCACGCCTCGCAGGATGATCATGTCGTCGGATCGTCCGGTGATCTTTTCCATCCGCCGCATGCTGCGTGCGGTGCCCGACAGCAGGCGCGTCAGGTCGCGGGTGCGGTAGCGGATGATCGGAAACGCCTCTTTGGTCAGCGAGGTAAAGACCAACTCGCCCTGTTCGCCATCGGACACCAATGCACCGGTTTCGGGGTTGATAACCTCGGGGTAGAAATGGTCTTCCCAGATGTGCAGCCCGTCCTTTGTCTCGATACATTCGTTGGCGACGCCGGGGCCCATAATCTCGGACAGACCGTATATGTCGACGGCGTGCATGTCGAATGCGTCTTCGATCTCGCGGCGCATGGCATTTGTCCACGGCTCGGCACCGAAGACGCCGACCTTCATCGAACAGTCGCGCGGATCAAGGCCTTGGGCGTTGAACTCGTCCAGAATTGATAGCGCATAGGACGGTGTGACGGTGATGCCGTCGGGTTTGAAATCTTCGATCAGGCGCACCTGACGCGGTGTCATCCCACCCGAGATCGGCACGGTGGACAGGCCCAGCTTGTCCGCGCCCAGATGGATGCCCAAGCCGCCCGTGAACAGCCCGTAGCCATAGGCATTGTGCAGCAGATCGCCGGAACGCAACCCCGAGGCGCGCAGGCTGCGGGCGACGACGGTGCCCCAAACGTCCAGATCGTTGCGAGTATAGCCGACAACCGTGGGCTGGCCCGTGGTCCCCGACGAAGCGTGGATGCGTGCGACCTGTTCGCGGGGCACGGCGAACATGCCAAAGGGATAATTGTCGCGCAAATCCTGTTTCACGGTGAAGGGAAACTTTGACAGGTCCGACAGGGTTTTCAGATCGTCGGGATGCACTCCGGCGGCGTCAAAAGCCTGTTTGTAGTGCGGCACATTCGTATAGGCGTGGTTCAGCGACCACTTCAGCCGCTCAAGCTGTAAGGCCGAGATTTCATCGCGCGAGGCGATCTCGATCGGATCAAGGGACGCCTTGTCCGGTGTCAGGTCTTTCATGTGGTGCCCTCCTCCTCAGGGAAAATCCGGCCTTTGATTGTGCGCGACAGGCCGCGAAACAGCGCCAGCGTTGTGCCATCGCTGGCGCTCACGGTGACGTCATAGATGCCCGACCGCCCCGTGCGGGACACTTCGACCGCGCTGGCTGTCAGAGTGTCGCCCGCCTGTCCGGGGGCGAGATAGGTGATCTGGTTTTGCTGGGCCACGGTACGCTGATTGTAGGTGTTGCACGAAAAGGCAAAGGCGCTGTCGGCCAGCGTAAAGATATAGCCGCCGTGGCAGATGCCGTGTCCGTTCAGCATGGTGTCGGTGACCGGCATGGTCAGCGTGGCGCGGCCCGGAGCGATTGCGGTGATGGTCATACCCAGCGACTGGCTGGCTGTGTCACCTTGCAGCATCACCTTGGCGCTGCGTTCGGCGCGGTCTTGCGGGGTCATGGGTCACCTCATGTTTCCAAGTCGGGTCAGGTTGCCTGTAATCTGTAACGCCTTCAAGTCTGATGCTGCGCAACGGGGCTTGATTTGCGTGTGTTTCGGCGCAACTGTCATAGCATGACAATGCACACGCCGCCCCCCGTCAATTTGCGCGAGATGCCCAGCCCCCAGGTGGCGTTCCAGCGGCCCGAACTGGCGATGATCCTGTCGCTGTACGGGCGGATGGTGGCGGCAGGCGAATGGCGGGATTACGGGATTTCGTGTCTGCGCGAGGTCGCTGTATTCTCGGTGTTCCGACGTACGGCCGAGCATCCGATGTACCGTATTGAAAAACGCCCCAAACTGCGCGGCAAACAAGGCATGTACGCGGTGATTGGCATGGATGGTCAGATTTTGCGGCGCGGTGGAGATTTGAAAAACGTGCTGCGGGTGCTGGAACGCAAGCTGATCCGCGCGGTGGACTAACTTTGTGAACGGATCAGGGGGCCAGCCTCCCGGCCTGCGGTCGTCCCCCAGAGTTTACTTGGCAAGATGAAGTTTTAGCCGTTTATGGGCTGTGCGCGGGCCGTCGGATTTGGCAATTCGGGCCAATGCGGTCTTGATCGGTTCGAAGGCTGTGGTCATGTGGTGGGCGTTGGCATGGATCAGCGTTTCACTGTCGAACACTAGCGCCACGTGACCTTTCCAGAAAAACAGATCGTTGCGACGCGGCACGGTGCCTTCGGGCAGGGCTGAGCCAAGGGTGCGGGCCTGTTGGTCGCTGTCGCCGCCGCAGTCGATGTTGCATGCAAGGCAGGCGGCCTGAACGAGGCCGGAGCAGTCGATGCCGGTGCCCGAATTGCCGCCCCAGAGGTAGGGTGTGCCGAGGAAAATTTCAGCAACGGCGGCGGGATCTTCGTGCCAGTGGCCTTCGGGTGTCAGGTGCTGTCTGGGAACAAAACCCGCCACGGTTTCGATGAATTTTGGGGTTTCCGATAGCGCGGTCAGACGGCTGCCATAGCTGAGGGTGACATGGTCCGGTGATTTCATATCTGCCCGCGCATAGGCGTGGCTGGTGCGGGTGATGATCCGGTGTGTGGGACGGGTGGCATTTGCCAAAGCTGTCGTTTGTACAAAGCCGATATAGCCGTCTTTGTCCGAGCGGACATAACTGTGCCCGTCGCGCGCACCCAGAACGGTTATGGGATCGCCGTAAATCAACTGGCGGTCGCGCATGCCATTTGGCGCATCCAGCAGATCGGTCAGCGTCACGCCGATTTGTGCAGGCGCACTGCTGTCGACCCACGCGGGGTTGGGTGTTGTGCGCCGGTCGGTCACAGTTTCAGCGCGTCGGGCAGGGAGGCAAGCAGTGCGCGCGTGCCTTGGCCGACGCCGCCTTTGGCGCGGGCGGGCGCTTCGGACGGCTGCCAGCCGTATATGTCGAAATGCATATAGCGCGGGGTTTCGGTGACGAAGCGGCGCAGGAACAGGGCAGCGGTGATCGAACCTGCAAACCCGCCTTTGGGCGCGTTGTCCAGATCGGCAATGCCGGGTTCGATCATCGTCTCATACGGCGCATGAAACGGCATGCGCCAGACCGGGTCGGCCACTGCCTCGGCGGCCTGTTCCAGCGCC encodes:
- the sthA gene encoding Si-specific NAD(P)(+) transhydrogenase, whose product is MSHYDLVIIGSGPAGRSAAIQAGKLKRRVLVIDRRDRLGGVSVHTGTIPSKTLRETVLNLSGWRERSFYGRAYRARQDIGAEDLRARLHMTLDYEVDVLEHQFARNHVETLHGAARFIDPHTIEVDTEAGKKTRITSDKFLITTGTRTYRPDNVPFNGRTVVDSDEFLDMQEIPRSLIVIGAGVIGVEYATMFSALDVRVTLVEPRDSFLDFIDTATIQEFMHEIRENGVDLRLGSAVDRIEDAGTHIEVSLSNGRHVRGEMLLFAAGRMGATDRLNTTAAGLETDHRGRLTVTRKTYQTNVPHIYAAGDVIGHPSLASTSLQQGRVAACHALDTPTLEESPWFPYGIYSVPEISTCGMSEEEMQERGIAYEVGIARMRETSRGHIMGLEHGMLKMLVSLKTRRVLGVQIVGEGATELIHIAQAVLNLKGTVDYFVQNTFNYPTLAEAYKIAGLDAFNRMPIPEQFKAPRKAAK
- the fghA gene encoding S-formylglutathione hydrolase produces the protein MITISENACFGGTQGVYSHASDTCACDMTFGLFLPLEARDGPVPVLWYLSGLTCTHENAMTKASAQTWAAEHGIALVFPDTSPRGEDVADDDAYDLGKGAGFYVDATQEPWKPNFSMWSYIAEELPKLIGENFAVDMDRQAITGHSMGGHGALTLAMNLPGRYRSVSAFAPICNPAGSDWGRKQLQAYLGDDETTWARHDASLMMTERGFDGPVLVDTGTNDQFIDLLKPEALAEAVAKRRQQATLRLQPGYDHSYFFVSTFMEDHVAFHADALYAD
- a CDS encoding AEC family transporter, with product MLAIFLKTLPFFALIGLGYWAGRARFFSQEATAYLTKFVFYFALSAMLFRFSANLGIAEVWNGRLVAAYLWGTFFVYGIATIVGYLRKQSTEVTAIEAQCAVIGNTGFLGVPMLTLLLGEAAIGPIVLALAVDLIVFSSLIVILITASREGEIRLGIVKAVGIGLLKNPMIVAITLGFFWSALRIPIPGPFNEFLGILGGAATPCALFAIGASLASKSAERLSVAGWLSFCKLVLHPLFVAFAAIFLFSVDAFSATVIISAAALPVAGNIFMLAQHYGVAPQRVSAAILVSTAISIVTVSLVIGWLTAV
- the mbfA gene encoding iron exporter MbfA, whose translation is MRFNLARKRFRDLDEQEILALAISSEEDDAQIYRGYAESLRTDYPASAAVFDGMATEEDAHRQRLIDLHSARFGPVIPLIRREHVSGFYARRPVWLTRNLGLERIRAEAAAMEHDAERFYLAAAARTQDADTRKLLGDLAAAEAGHQSTAEDLHDQHLTEGARNAEENVERRQFILTWVQPGLAGLMDGSVSTLAPIFATAFATHDTWTTFLVGLAASIGAGISMGFTEAASDDGALSGRGSPLKRGIASGVMTTLGGLGHALPYLITDFWTATTIAIIVVFIELWAIAWIQNKYMETPFFRAAMQVVVGGALVFAAGVLIGSG
- a CDS encoding TetR/AcrR family transcriptional regulator, with product MNTQRPTIRKGRKFDQVLEGARSVFLVDGFEGASVDQIAKVAGVSKATLYSYFPDKRLLFMEVAASECCRQSRAAVDMINGCGHPREVLEQAARHLLGFLTSTFGLQMFRICVAESERFPDLGRQFYASGPMVMKGELIHYFEGAVARGELAIDDMHLAADQFGELCKADLWPRLVFGVTDSVSQAEINRVVHGAVDVFMARYGA
- the paaK gene encoding phenylacetate--CoA ligase PaaK → MKDLTPDKASLDPIEIASRDEISALQLERLKWSLNHAYTNVPHYKQAFDAAGVHPDDLKTLSDLSKFPFTVKQDLRDNYPFGMFAVPREQVARIHASSGTTGQPTVVGYTRNDLDVWGTVVARSLRASGLRSGDLLHNAYGYGLFTGGLGIHLGADKLGLSTVPISGGMTPRQVRLIEDFKPDGITVTPSYALSILDEFNAQGLDPRDCSMKVGVFGAEPWTNAMRREIEDAFDMHAVDIYGLSEIMGPGVANECIETKDGLHIWEDHFYPEVINPETGALVSDGEQGELVFTSLTKEAFPIIRYRTRDLTRLLSGTARSMRRMEKITGRSDDMIILRGVNVFPTQIEECLMATAGLAPHFQIELTKPGRMDQLCVLAEAADASVQGELRDAAAKALSSRIKQIIGISVKVQVSDVGGVTRSEGKAARIIDKR
- the paaI gene encoding hydroxyphenylacetyl-CoA thioesterase PaaI; this translates as MTPQDRAERSAKVMLQGDTASQSLGMTITAIAPGRATLTMPVTDTMLNGHGICHGGYIFTLADSAFAFSCNTYNQRTVAQQNQITYLAPGQAGDTLTASAVEVSRTGRSGIYDVTVSASDGTTLALFRGLSRTIKGRIFPEEEGTT
- a CDS encoding DUF2794 domain-containing protein codes for the protein MTMHTPPPVNLREMPSPQVAFQRPELAMILSLYGRMVAAGEWRDYGISCLREVAVFSVFRRTAEHPMYRIEKRPKLRGKQGMYAVIGMDGQILRRGGDLKNVLRVLERKLIRAVD
- a CDS encoding C40 family peptidase, whose protein sequence is MTDRRTTPNPAWVDSSAPAQIGVTLTDLLDAPNGMRDRQLIYGDPITVLGARDGHSYVRSDKDGYIGFVQTTALANATRPTHRIITRTSHAYARADMKSPDHVTLSYGSRLTALSETPKFIETVAGFVPRQHLTPEGHWHEDPAAVAEIFLGTPYLWGGNSGTGIDCSGLVQAACLACNIDCGGDSDQQARTLGSALPEGTVPRRNDLFFWKGHVALVFDSETLIHANAHHMTTAFEPIKTALARIAKSDGPRTAHKRLKLHLAK